Proteins from a genomic interval of Syngnathus typhle isolate RoL2023-S1 ecotype Sweden linkage group LG15, RoL_Styp_1.0, whole genome shotgun sequence:
- the LOC133167984 gene encoding enkurin-like — translation MAGEFYPLESIHNFIEKTVIIEKPERYVSKFRPTVLEERKPTNYMKTMGPNKLEVPIPTNYLKKHSKEPKLPEIKQVKTHYGCSLKKPAVPTGPFLPPVSPTPTKRKTTAPKGPKQPPCVVDSNKGHKESHNVNSGLVPVYIRKKDYGEVPNYLMRRKAKYQKALEEYNMNLKKQEEHETMKYLSDVECQAIVEDLKLKYNELNVEYQRLPFMIDTPSMKNRKVRLEVEMKQLEDDIKLLHRLDSICKNK, via the exons ATGGCTGGAGAGTTTTACCCTCTTGAGTCCATTCATAATTTTATTGAGAAGACTGTTATCATTGAGAAGCCAGAAAG GTATGTGTCGAAGTTCCGGCCAACAGTTCTTGAGGAGAGGAAGCCAACAAATTACATGAAAACGATGGGCCCAAACAAATTGGAGGTGCCCATCCCAACCAATTACCTGAAAAAGCATTCCAAAGAACCTAAACTACCAGaga TCAAACAGGTCAAGACTCATTACGGCTGCTCATTGAAGAAACCAGCCGTCCCTACAGGTCCGTTTCTACCACCCGTTAGTCCCACCCCTACAAAGAGGAAGACCACCGCACCAAAAGGACCCAAACAGCCCCCATGCGTTGTTGACTCAAACAAGGGACACAAGGAGTCCCATAATGTAAACTCAGGGCTTGTCCCTGTGTACATAAGGAAAAAG GATTATGGAGAAGTACCAAACTACCTAATGCGGCGTAAAGCAAAGTATCAAAAGGCACTGGAAGAGTACAACATGAATCTGAAAAAGCAGGAGGAGCATGAAACCATGAAATACCTTTCTGACGTGGAATGTCAGGCCATCGTTGAG GACCTGAAGCTGAAATACAACGAGCTAAATGTCGAGTACCAGCGCCTCCCATTTATGATTGACACCCCGTCGATGAAGAATCGTAAGGTACGTCTCGAGGTGGAAATGAAGCAGCTGGAGGATGATATTAAACTCCTTCATCGGTTGGACTCCATCTGCAAAAACAAGTAG
- the LOC133168512 gene encoding enkurin-like gives MDKPKRYVSSSRQNNITTTVIELQHPANYLTKFSLQSKLPDNKVHVRNVYCTTANKKPMLSAGTFLLPTGLPAKKMFTAVPKSSKPPFCVVDTNMGHREFVNINSGLVPVYIRKKDYGEVPKYLLRRRPKPTKSPQEKSVIEVAKPEEPDIEKQTEEDFREVIEYLKKRLQKLNKTYMQLPLVIDTPWLKSRKLRMETDMTQVETDIELIETLVSNKST, from the exons TAACAACAACAGTAATCGAGCTGCAGCATCCGGCAAACTACCTGACCAAGTTCTCccttcaatcaaagttgcctgaTA ACAAAGTACATGTCCGCAATGTTTATTGTACCACTGCTAACAAGAAGCCAATGTTGTCTGCGGGGACATTTCTGCTTCCTACTGGCCTCCCCGCAAAAAAGATGTTTACAGCCGTGCCAAAGTCGTCCAAGCCGCCATTTTGTGTTGTTGACACCAACATGGGGCACAGGGAGTTCGTAAATATAAACTCAGGACTTGTGCCTGTATACATAAGGAAAAAG GATTATGGAGAGGTACCCAAATATCTTCTACGCCGCAGACCAAAGCCCACAAAGTCTCCACAGGAAAAGAGTGTTATCGAGGTGGCGAAACCAGAGGAACCAGATATCGAAAAGCAGACAGAAGAGGACTTTCGTGAAGTCATTGAG TACCTGAAAAAGAGACTTCAAAAGCTGAACAAGACCTACATGCAGCTTCCATTAGTCATAGACACGCCTTGGTTGAAGAGCCGTAAGTTGCGAATGGAGACTGATATGACACAGGTGGAGACTGACATTGAACTCATTGAAACTTTGGTGTCCAACAAGAGCACATGA